The genome window GAAAAAATTAGAAAATATTTTAAAGAATCTGAAATAATTAGTTTAGGAGGAGCTACTGAAGCATCTATTTGGTCAATTTATTATCCTATTAAGTCAATTGATAAAAATTGGAAAAGTATTCCTTATGGAAAACCGTTAAGAAATCAACATTTTTATGTGTTAAATGATAGAATGGAAAATACTCCGCACTGGGTGGTAGGTGAGCTTTATATTGGTGGGATAGGTTTAGCAAAAGGATATTTTAACAATGAGGAGCAAACTTTAAAATCTTTTATCCATCATCCTGTAACTAATGAACGACTTTATAAGACAGGAGATTTGGGTAGATATTTACCAGATGGCAATATCGAATTCCTAGGCCGAAAAGATTTTCAAGTAAAAGTAAATGGATTTAGAATTGAACTAGGTGAAATTGAATATAATTTGCAACAGTATCCAGGAGTGAAAAAAGCAATTGTAAATATAGTAAAAAATAATTCAAAATTAATTGCTTATATTTTATCTGACTCTTATGTTGATAATGATATTATAACAAACTCTATAGAGCGAGCTCAATTTAAAATAGCAAGACATAACATTATAAATGATTTAAATGAACCTAGTGAATCTATACTGCTCTCTATTCAAGAAGATAAAGAACAAAGATTAAGTAAATATTTCTTTAGGAAAAGTTATCGGAATTTTGATGAAAAAATATCTTCAAAAAAAATAATTGAAGAATTAATATCAAGAATTACAGGATATATTTTAGAAATAAATCAAAGAAAATCTTTATTAGATAGTTTGAACTTTGAAAAATTTAGCTTATTATTATCTGTTCTTGCTTCAATTAAGTTTAAAGAAGATCAATTACCAAAATATTTATACCCTTCCGCAGGAAGTCTTTATCCAGTTCAAGTGTTTATAGAATTTTGTGAGTCAGTTCATTCTAAATCTAATTTTTATTATTATCATCCTGATAAAAATCAATTAATCTCTGTAAGAAATAATAGTAATAGTAGTGTAGACTTAAATTCTCAAATAAAAGTTCATTTAATTGGTAAACAATATGCAATTAGGCCAATGTATGGAAAATTAAGTACTTCCTTTTGTTTACTTGAAAGTGGTTATATTTTAGGATTATTAACTGAACAAGCAAAAGAACTTAATTTAGAGTTACTTTTCCAAGAAAGTAATGGTATTAATTTAAGGCAAGAATTAAATCTTGATATTGAAGATACTATAGTTTCAGTTGAAATTAGTAATAATTTAAATAGACAAAATGATAAAATTAAAAATTCATATAATCTACCCGATTTATATGTATACGTAAAAAATATTAATGAAACAAATGAGAGTCAATGGTATTTATATAATTTTAATAAAGAATTATTAGAGTTAGTTAGCATATCAATCGATTTAAAAAATGAGTTACTGCCGTTTGGAACTGAATGCATGGTTTTTAATGACGCATCTCTGGCAATATTTTTAGTAGGAAATAGCAATCAATATGTAGCAGCAGGTATGCTATCACAATGGCTTATGGATGAAGGTATTAAAATTAATATTGGAATGTGTCCCATAGGTATCCCAAATCAAAAAATTAGCAAATATTTTATGGAAAATGATAATAAAAATATTTTACATTCTTTATATGTTGGAAAAATCAGTGATGCACAAAAGCAAGAAAAAAAGGAATCAAAAGTCCAAGAAAATTACAGTTTTTTAAAGGATTACTTAAAATTAAATTTGCCAGAATATATGATTCCAAATTATTTTCAAATAATTGATAGAGTTCCCTTAAGTAATAATGGAAAAATAGATAGGAATTTATTAGCAATACCTGTTGATGAAGAAAATTTAGATTTTAATAAAAAAGTTTATCCAGTAACTGACTTAGAAAAGAAAATTGCAAAAATTTGGTCTGAATATTTGCATATTGATGCAAATAAAATTGGGGTTTATGATGAATTCTTTCAAATAGGAGGAAATTCTTTAACTGCAATAAAATTAATAAATCATATGCGTAAGTTGTTTAATATAGAAATTCCTTTTCAAAAAATCTTTGAACTTCAAACCATTTCAGAATTATCAAATTTGATAATAAAAATGCAGAAAGTAGAAATGTAAATATAACTAATTAAAGGAATTTAAAAATGCAAAATCAATCATCAAGTATTTACCATGTCTCAGATACAGCATTGTGGATTGCTGCTTATCGAGCAATGGAATCTAAAAGAAAAGATTCAATTTTTGAAGATCCTTTAGCAATACTGCTTGCAGGAGAACGTGGTAATCAAATGGCGAAAAAAATGAAATCAACTTCACTTATGGCTTGGGTTGTTGCTATTAGAACGAGTGTTATTGATAGACTAATTTTGAAAACTATAGAAAGTCAAAATATTGATACTGTTATCAATTTAGGATCAGGATTAGATACAAGACCTTATCGTTTAAATTTTTTATCAAATATAAATTGGTTTGAAATTGATTTTCCAAATATGATTAATTATAAAAAAGAAGTTTTAGTAAATGCTAAACCTAAATGTTCTTTAAACCATATAGAACTTGATCTCTCTAATATAGAGGGTAGAAGAAATATTTTTTCTTCTTTAAATTCATCTGCGAAAAATGTATTACTAATTTCTGAAGGTTTTATTTCTTATTTAAAAGAAGATGATGTTTCTTTATTATCACAAGATCTAATAAGTAATTCAAATTTTAATTACTGGATACAAGATTGCTATACATTAAATATGTATAAAGTTTTTCCAAAGAGATGGAAAAAGAATATGAACAGTTCTCCTTTTCAATTTTTTCCTAAAGATTGGTTTGATTTTTTTACAAAACAGGGATGGAATAAAAATGAATTTATTTCCTTTTTAGCTGAAGGAAATAAATTGGGACGTTTAACTCCAATGCCTTTTCCTTTTAATGTATTTAATTTTTTGTTATCTAATTTATCACATAATCCATTTGAAAATTTATATGGAGCAGTTCTTTTTTCAAAGAACAATATTTTACCAATTAATTAATAAAAAGAAATGAATTAATATGTTATTAAAGCTTAAATCGGCAATTAGTGGTAATAAAATTTATCTTATATGTTTTCATCATGCAGGGGGTAATGCTTATTCGATTTATCCCATGATAAAGTATTTAAAAAATATCCCTGAGCTTGAAATATTGTCGTATGAATTTAAAGGAAGAGGTAAAAGATCTAATGAAAATCTATGTGATAGTTTCTCAGATAATCTAAAAGAAGTAATAAACTGTTTAGATATGGAATTAGACAAAGTATCTCCAAGAATTTTTTTGGGGCATAGTATGGGTGGTATATTTGCATATGAATATCTCAAGCAAAATATAAACGAAGCAATACAGTATGGGCTTATCATTTCATCTAAGCTACCCCCTATTTTTCAATATTTACAAAAAATATATTTCCCAGCTATGGAAGATAACGATTTTTTTAATTTAATTACTGAATTTGGTGGAATTGAGCCAGAAGTTTTAGATAACAAAGAATTAATAAATTATTTCTTTCCCATACTTAGAAATGACTTTAACTTGATATATAATTATGAACAACACATTAGTGATCGAAGTATTGTAAAAATTAATGCAGATATTCTGGTTATATATGGATTAAATGATAAATTTATTACTTCCAATGATATTAAAATGTGGCAAAATTATTCTAATTTAAATTGTAAAATTTTGCCATTAAGTGGTGAGCATTTTTATTTTAAAGATAATCAAAATATTTCTTTATTAGAAAAAGAAATAATACAATTTTTTAAAATTCCTAGGATAGTAATTTAAATCAATACACTTCTATATTGTGAGTAAAAAATTTTAAAATTTTAATGAATTAATGAGATAAAATAAAATACTTTATCTATATAGATAAATTTTGTATAATATATTGTATAAAAATATTATTTTTTTTCTACTCTATAATATACTGTTTGAAAAATATTATAATTTTTTTTAGTTTTATTTCTTTTGATAGGTGAAGTTGTTATAAGAAATGGTGGAAGATTTACTGGTACGTTAACAGGAGGAACAGTGGAAAAATAGTTTTGAAAATAGTAAACTGTCTTGTTAAATTTCCTTAATAAATTTCTAATCCATATGTTTTGAATTGTTCTAAGGCAATAAGATATTTTTTTTAAATACATTTAGTCGCATACCGCAGCTTCTAAAATCTCAAAATTAAAATTTTCATTTTCTGCTTCAATTTTCACATTGAGCATTTGCGCTAATGTGTGTGACGGATGCGTATGCCCACAATCAAATTGGCTTATTATAGGGTAGTTGCGTTTACCTACAATCTCCAATATAAGATCTTCATAAGTGAACGGAGCATTTTTATTTTCTAAAACCTCTGGTTTGCCGATGATTAGACCGACAATTTTATCGAATACACCCAAAAATTTTAAATGTGTTAATGAGCGTTCTTCTTCGGGAAAAGGGGCTTGTTCTTCTTCAATTAGTAATATTTTTCCTTTTAAATCAGGAAAATATTTTGTTCCTGCAAGTGCACATAATGTATTTAAATTAGCAATAATTATTGGAGCTTCAGCGTAACCATTATTTAAAATTTTTCCACCATTATTTGAATTGTATTTCCTTTCACCGGTTTTCCATTCTAAATTTAATGCATTGCGAAAATGATTGCTCCAATATTTAAAAGGTTTTATTTTATAATTATTTAATTTGCTTTCAGAAGATAAATTTTTAAAAGAGGCAATTGAATCAGAAAATCCTTCGGGCCATTCACCAAATGTAGGGATCACTGCGGGACCATAAAATGTAGATAAATTCGCTTGAGTTAATATCCCCATGTGGAGTGAAGTGATGTCGCTATAACCTGAAATTATTTTTTTAGCTTCGGCAATTTTTTCGAAATTAAGATAGGGTAACAAGGAAGAAGAATTATAACCTCCTATTGTAGCAATTAAGAAATCTACTTTGGGATTTTCAATCAGTTCCATGAATTCTTGCGCACGTTCTTTAGGAGGAGCTGTTCTATATCCCTGGGAAATAAACTGTCTTGTTAGATGTCCTTCATAAATTTCAAATCCATTTGTTTTGAGTTGTTCCAAAGCATGAAAATATTTTTCCTTAAACCAAATATGGGCTGGTGAAGATGAAGTAAATATTCCTGCTGTAGCGCCTAATTTCAAAGATTTTGGTTTAATAATTTTGTTAAGAATCATTGCAACGTAATTCCTTAGCAGCAGAGACCATATTTTTTAAGGCAGGTTCAACCTCATTCCATGATCTTGTTTTTAAACCACAATCTGGATTTACCCAAATTTTATTTTTCGCAAAAATATGTGCAGCTTTTTTCAATAAAGAAACAATTTCTTCTTTGCTTGGAATTCTTGGTGAATGAATATCATAAACCCCAGGCCCAATTTCATTTGGATAACTAATTTTAGAAAAATCAGAAAAAAGTTCTAGTTGTGAACGAGACATTTCAATTGAAATGACATCTGCATCCAGTGCTATGATAGCAGGTAGGATATCGCCAAAACTAGAATAACACATATGGGTGTGAATTTGTGTTTCATCTTTTACTCCACTAGTGGCTAACTTAAAAGCTTGAACTGCCCAAGATAAATAATTTGGCCAATCTTTACTTTGCAAAGGTAATCCTTCGCGAATGGCTGGCTCATCGACTTGAATAATTTTAATCCCTAACTTTTCTAGTTCAAGAATTTCTTCACGTAAAGCGAGTGCAATTTGAAAGCACGTTTCACTTTTTGGTTGATCTTCTCTGCAAAATGACCATTGAAGGATTGTTACAGGTCCTGTTAGCATTCCTTTTAAGGGTTTGTGAGTCAATGATTGCGCATAAGTTGTCCATTCGACTGTTAAAGCTGATTTTCTGGAGACATCGCCATAAATAATTGGTGGCTTCACGCAGCGTGAGCCAAAACTTTGCACCCAACCATTTGTTGTAAAGGCAAAACCATTTAAATTTTCTGCAAAAAACTCGACCATGTCATTTCGCTCAAATTCTCCATGAACTAAAACATCAAGTCCTATTTCTTCTTGTTTATTTAGACATTTTTGAATTTCCTGTTGCATAAAGTGATTATAATTTTCACTTGATAAATTTCCATTCCGCCAGTTAGCTCGAGCTTTTCTAACTTGTTCTGTTTGTGGAAAAGAACCAATTGTAGTTGTTGGATAGTCAGGCAATTTTAACTTTTCTTTTTGAATTTTTTCTCGTACTTCATGGGGAGAATTTCTGTTAAAGAAATTATCTTTTATTTTTGTTTGTTCTTCTAATGATATTATTTGGGAGTTTAGACTAGAGTTATTTCTATTTGCTAAAATTTCAACATTTTCTTTTAGTAAATCTAAATTTTTTGTCAGAAATACATTTTTTAATAGACTTAGTTCTTCTAGTTTTTGAACGGCAAAAGATAACCATTTTTTTATTTTTAAATCTAACTTTTCTTCATAGTTCAAGTTAATTGGTGAATGAAGCAAAGAACAAGATGGAGCTAGTATAATATTTTGTGAATTTCTTTTTGTAATTACATAAGTTAAAATTGAGTAAGCATGATTTAAATTACCTTTCCATATATTTCGTCCATCAATTATTCCAAGGGATAGTATTACATTTGTAGGAATTTTTGTTAATGCGAGTTCGAGTTGTTCTTCTGCTCGTATTAAATCAAGATGAATTCCATCGAGATTTATTTTTGCAAATAAATCAAAATGTACTTCGACAGAAGAAAAATAAGTAGTTAACATAATTTTAGGTCTTGATATTATTGCTGTTAATTTATGGTATGCTTTTTCAAAATATTGCAATTTGGTGTAGTCAAGATCACAACTAAGACAAGGTTCATCTATTTGGATCCAATCAACTCCAATTTGGGTAAGTGCTGAAAAAAGTTCTTCATAAATTGGTACAATATTGTCGAGAAGTGTCAAAGTAGATTTTTCGATTTTACTATCTGAAAATTTTGCTAACAATAAAAAAGAAAATGGGCCAATTATTACTGGGCGTGTATTTATTCCTAAAGATTTTGCATCTAGAAAATCATGCATTATTTTAGTTGCATTTAATTTAAAGGTTTGAAATTCGTCTAATTCAGGAACAATATAGTGATAATTTGTATCAAACCATTTTGTCATTTCAAGTGCTACTAAATCAATATTTTTGTCACTATTTTGGAAACCTCTTGCCATTGCAAAGTATCTATCAAGAGGATTTTCAATCACTAGAAATTTTTTTGGGATTGCTCCTAATAAAATAGCCATATCTAAAACATGATCATAAAAAGTAAAGTCGTTGCTTGGGATGTAATTTATCCCTAATTCTTTTTGTAAAAACCAATTATTAAGTTTAATTTTATAGGCAACGACATTTAACTCTGATTCACTTATTTTTCTTTGCCAAAAATTTTCCAACGCTTTTTTTAATTCTCTATTATCTCCAATGCGGGGAAAACCTAAATTTGCTAACGAAACTGACATAAGCTCCTCCTTCGGGAGAGAGCGAAATATTCAAAACTGAAAAGGTTTAAAACCTTCAAAAAAATAATAATATTTTTGTGAAAACCCTTTCCATCGAAGAGAACATTTCACTCATTGTTAGGCAGTTTGGGGGGATCGGACTAAGAAAGATGATCTTTCATCACCGTTGCGGGACAGAGCCAGAGTTTCACTGGGCTTCACCACACCAAATGCAGTTATAAATTGAATTATTAATTAATGTTAAGATTAGATATTTGTCAACTATTTTAAAAGAATAAAATAAATTAAATAAATTTAAAATTTATTTAATGAAAAAAAATATTTAATAAATTTATTTTTATTTTTTTTGACATAAAAATAAATTTCTAATAATGAATTAATTGATTTTTATTTAACTCATAAGGAAATATTTATGAAAATAAAATCTTTAATTTTTAGTACCTTAATATTTGTAAGTTTTTCTGCATCAGCTAGTGTGATAAATAATTCAGCACTAATTATAAATAAAGAGGAAACGCTTTATGATAAAATGCAAAAAATAGATGATGCAATATGGAAAACGAGTTTATGTATTTATAGCAATAGTGAAACTGACAGAATTTTGACAATGGAAGTTAAATTAAATATTCTCATTGCAGAAACTAAAAAAATCCACGAATTTTATCAAAGTAAAATTGAAATTGCATTAGCTGAAAATAATCAAAATATTGTCCAATTTTTAAATAAAAATATTAAAGACACCAAAATTTTTAATGACATTTTAATTGACTTACAAAAGAAATTCTCATTTTTTATAAATAAAAATGATCTAAAAAATAAACTTGATTTCAATTGTAGTGACGATAAACTAAAGTTCTTAGAAAACGGCAATATTTTTCATTTTTATGACGAAATTAAAGAAAAAAATGATAAACTTATGGAAGTAACAGAAAATATTTTTAATTTTTCTAAACAAAGAATTTATGTTGAAAAATTTGAAGATGTAAAGTATTTATATACTGAAAGAAAGGTTTTTGATCTTACAAATATAGAATTATTTAATATGTCTCGGATGTTAGATAAAATGTTAAGTGAGGTTAAAGATATGATTGACATAATATTAGATCCCGAAACCTCTCAAGAGGAAGGTATATTATTTTAAAATTGTTTTTTTTCTGTTAATATTTAAATTTATATAAAAAATTTTTTTGTTGACAATAATTCTTTTTTTATGTACTAGATAGTAAATATAAGCTTCAAATAAAAAAGGAATAATAAAATGAAAATAACAAAAATTTTGTCAATTTTTTCTTTACTTACAATTAACTCAGCAAATGCAACAACTGTATTACAAACTTTGAATTGTGTAGTCTTTCAAAGATTTGGATATGTTTCAGGAGATAAATTTTATTTTAATATAAAAGAAAACAAGAGCACAAATCCTGCGACTGTTGAAATAGCAAGCTTGCTTATTCCAACTACTGGAATTGCAAAAAATGTAGTGATTGAATTAGTTGATCAAGATGATACAAAAGCTTATTTTGCTTATAATGAAATTTCTGCGACTTATGATAAAATTTCAAAAACTGCTTCATTTACAAAATCTTTAGATAATGGTTTAAATCAAGTTTATGCATATTGTGCAAAATAGTTTTATTAATTACTTTCTTCAAAGTATTTAAATCTATAATCGATCCAACTTTTTAGTACTGAATTATTTCCTTTTATATAGTTTTTTGGATTACATGCATTTGAATAATTTGGCCAGTTTAAAAGAATTTTATGCATTTTTTCTAATTTATAAGTTTGAATTTTTGGAAATAAATGATGAGTTAAATGATAATTATCTCCAAATGGGAAAAAAATAAACTTTGTAATTTTATCAGGATGGTTTCTTGTTCCTTTTATAATTCCATTTAGTGGTAGTCCTGCATGATCTGAAATTTCCATGAATACTTTAAGACAATGATATATGGTTAATTTTGCACTAAACCAAAGGATTAAAAAAATAAAAAAGCTTTGTAAAGAAAAACAAAAAATTATTACTATGCTTAAAAAAATCCACCATGTAAAAGCTCTTATAATTTCACTGAAAGAAAATATAAATAAATTTCCAAGATAGGAACTTACTATCCAACGTTTACTTTTTAGTGCTGTTATAAAAATAGAAAGACTATTTTTTTGGTTTGTGGGATCAAGTAACTCTATACTAACAAAATCAGGATCTTTTTCTTGTATACCTAAAAATTTGTGGTGTTCTAAATGTGATTTGCGAAAGTACTTAATATTTTCAAAAAATGAATAGCCTGCAAATAAATTAGCTGCTAAGTCATTGATATATTGATTTTTAAATAGACTATAATGTGATGCATCATGTAGTATATTTCTCATTGTTCTTTGTTGAATTCCAAAAATAATAATTGCTAATGGGAAAAAATAGAAACTTTTATAAGCAACTAAATACCATGCAGCAAAAATACTTAACCAAATATAAGTAATGAAAAATATACTAAACAAATTTGATGTGTTTTCTAAATTCTTTAAATCATATATCTTATTTTCTTGTGATATGAATTTTATAGCATCTGTAATATCACGAATATTATCTTTTAACATATAAAAAGCCCTATTTTTTTAGTTTTGTATATTAAACATGAAATTGTTTCTTTAGTAAATATTTTTTCTTAATATTTTTGAATATTTTAATGTTTAAATCATGGGTTAAGTGAATTTAACCATTTATTTGAAGAAACAAAGTTACTACAAAATATCTTGCGAAGAGTTTAGTTTCGATTTTCTGACTAGAAAGTGGATTATTTTACCATTCCCAAAAAAAATTGCTCAAAGTTTTAGCGAAACTATTTGATATTGGAATGATTGATTTCTAAAAAATTTAAGATATAGATGCATTCTTTGCGTATTTGTTTATTTATTGAAATTTAGTAAACAGTATTTATTTATAAAAATATTTTATAAGGAATTGTATGAAATTTAGTATTTTAATTATTTTTTTAAAATTCGTTTCTTTTTCTTCTGTTTTTGTAATTATATCCTGCAAAAATAAAGAAGTAAAATTTGCGGAGATTGACAGCAAAAATCATATCCAATTAAATTATTCAAAATGGAGTGAATTAGATTTTTATTCTGAAGAATATTTAAATGAGTTAAAAAATGTATTAAAAAAAGAACGAACAATATCAGCAAATGTTTTAAATCAGATTAATTTCTTAAAATCTTTAAAAAACTCAACTAATGTAGAAAGAAAGTATCTCGCATTAATAGATTTCATAAAAACTCTTCCTAAGCCATACTTAAATACTCCTTACAAACTAAAGTATGAAGAATTAATACAGCTCATGCAAAATTATTATGAAAAAATTTCCAAACCTGTGCCTCGAATAATTCATTTTATTTGGCTTGGCGGTCCTCTTGGTGATGCACAAAAAAATTACATTAAAATTTGGGCTAAACTAAATTCAAGCCATCAAATTCATATCTGGTATGATTCAAATCATCTGTATGCCTACAATACAAAGAAGCATATGAAAGAATTTGCAAGCTTAAGTCTTTACCACTATCGAAATGAGAAAAACTATGAAACATTACTAGCAGAAAAAATAATTGAAGAGCAAAATAAATTATTTGAGTATTTTAAAAAGGAAGTTAATTCTGATTCTGCTAGAG of Pigmentibacter sp. JX0631 contains these proteins:
- a CDS encoding SAM-dependent methyltransferase; the encoded protein is MQNQSSSIYHVSDTALWIAAYRAMESKRKDSIFEDPLAILLAGERGNQMAKKMKSTSLMAWVVAIRTSVIDRLILKTIESQNIDTVINLGSGLDTRPYRLNFLSNINWFEIDFPNMINYKKEVLVNAKPKCSLNHIELDLSNIEGRRNIFSSLNSSAKNVLLISEGFISYLKEDDVSLLSQDLISNSNFNYWIQDCYTLNMYKVFPKRWKKNMNSSPFQFFPKDWFDFFTKQGWNKNEFISFLAEGNKLGRLTPMPFPFNVFNFLLSNLSHNPFENLYGAVLFSKNNILPIN
- a CDS encoding thioesterase domain-containing protein, with the protein product MLLKLKSAISGNKIYLICFHHAGGNAYSIYPMIKYLKNIPELEILSYEFKGRGKRSNENLCDSFSDNLKEVINCLDMELDKVSPRIFLGHSMGGIFAYEYLKQNINEAIQYGLIISSKLPPIFQYLQKIYFPAMEDNDFFNLITEFGGIEPEVLDNKELINYFFPILRNDFNLIYNYEQHISDRSIVKINADILVIYGLNDKFITSNDIKMWQNYSNLNCKILPLSGEHFYFKDNQNISLLEKEIIQFFKIPRIVI
- a CDS encoding LD-carboxypeptidase; the protein is MILNKIIKPKSLKLGATAGIFTSSSPAHIWFKEKYFHALEQLKTNGFEIYEGHLTRQFISQGYRTAPPKERAQEFMELIENPKVDFLIATIGGYNSSSLLPYLNFEKIAEAKKIISGYSDITSLHMGILTQANLSTFYGPAVIPTFGEWPEGFSDSIASFKNLSSESKLNNYKIKPFKYWSNHFRNALNLEWKTGERKYNSNNGGKILNNGYAEAPIIIANLNTLCALAGTKYFPDLKGKILLIEEEQAPFPEEERSLTHLKFLGVFDKIVGLIIGKPEVLENKNAPFTYEDLILEIVGKRNYPIISQFDCGHTHPSHTLAQMLNVKIEAENENFNFEILEAAVCD
- the metE gene encoding 5-methyltetrahydropteroyltriglutamate--homocysteine S-methyltransferase produces the protein MSVSLANLGFPRIGDNRELKKALENFWQRKISESELNVVAYKIKLNNWFLQKELGINYIPSNDFTFYDHVLDMAILLGAIPKKFLVIENPLDRYFAMARGFQNSDKNIDLVALEMTKWFDTNYHYIVPELDEFQTFKLNATKIMHDFLDAKSLGINTRPVIIGPFSFLLLAKFSDSKIEKSTLTLLDNIVPIYEELFSALTQIGVDWIQIDEPCLSCDLDYTKLQYFEKAYHKLTAIISRPKIMLTTYFSSVEVHFDLFAKINLDGIHLDLIRAEEQLELALTKIPTNVILSLGIIDGRNIWKGNLNHAYSILTYVITKRNSQNIILAPSCSLLHSPINLNYEEKLDLKIKKWLSFAVQKLEELSLLKNVFLTKNLDLLKENVEILANRNNSSLNSQIISLEEQTKIKDNFFNRNSPHEVREKIQKEKLKLPDYPTTTIGSFPQTEQVRKARANWRNGNLSSENYNHFMQQEIQKCLNKQEEIGLDVLVHGEFERNDMVEFFAENLNGFAFTTNGWVQSFGSRCVKPPIIYGDVSRKSALTVEWTTYAQSLTHKPLKGMLTGPVTILQWSFCREDQPKSETCFQIALALREEILELEKLGIKIIQVDEPAIREGLPLQSKDWPNYLSWAVQAFKLATSGVKDETQIHTHMCYSSFGDILPAIIALDADVISIEMSRSQLELFSDFSKISYPNEIGPGVYDIHSPRIPSKEEIVSLLKKAAHIFAKNKIWVNPDCGLKTRSWNEVEPALKNMVSAAKELRCNDS
- a CDS encoding fatty acid desaturase family protein, which translates into the protein MLKDNIRDITDAIKFISQENKIYDLKNLENTSNLFSIFFITYIWLSIFAAWYLVAYKSFYFFPLAIIIFGIQQRTMRNILHDASHYSLFKNQYINDLAANLFAGYSFFENIKYFRKSHLEHHKFLGIQEKDPDFVSIELLDPTNQKNSLSIFITALKSKRWIVSSYLGNLFIFSFSEIIRAFTWWIFLSIVIIFCFSLQSFFIFLILWFSAKLTIYHCLKVFMEISDHAGLPLNGIIKGTRNHPDKITKFIFFPFGDNYHLTHHLFPKIQTYKLEKMHKILLNWPNYSNACNPKNYIKGNNSVLKSWIDYRFKYFEESN